In one Grus americana isolate bGruAme1 chromosome 1, bGruAme1.mat, whole genome shotgun sequence genomic region, the following are encoded:
- the RFXAP gene encoding regulatory factor X-associated protein, which yields MQPCGGEEVGAAGGVLPLPSADPSLPPPGSGGLMLFYELGGSGDGEAEVGEEAEAVGGESTASPEELEEEEAATAAAAATSSGEAAAGGGCKSCTYQGCSETTTQVVKQRKPWMCKRHRNKIYKDKYKRKKSDQALGGGGAAAAGGGPRAEDSVEGSVSVTKQRTGSIGDRPARPTLLEQVLNKKRLSLLRSPEVVQFLQKQQQLLSQQALEQRQQQFQGAPG from the exons ATGCAGCCGTGCGGCGGCGAGGAGGttggggcggcggggggggtgcTGCCGCTCCCGAGCGCTGACCCGTCGCTGCCGCCCCCCGGTAGCGGCGGCCTCATGTTATTCTACGAGCTGGGGGGCTCCGGCGACGGCGAGGCCGAGGTGGGGGAGGAGGCCGAGGCTGTGGGCGGCGAGAGCACGGCCAGTCCGGAGGAgctagaggaggaggaggcggcgacggcggcagcggcggcgacTTCGAGCGGCGaagcggcggcgggcggcggctgCAAGAGCTGCACCTACCAGGGCTGCAGCGAGACCACCACGCAGGTGGTGAAGCAGCGCAAGCCCTGGATGTGCAAGCGCCACCGCAACAAGATTTACAAGGACAAGTACAAGCGCAAGAAGAGCGACCAGGCCCtgggaggcggcggggcggccgccgcGGGGGGCGGCCCGCGGGCTGAG GATAGTGTTGAAGGTTCAGTTTCTGTTACAAAACAGAGAACAGGATCCATTGGAGATCGCCCAGCAAGACCTACTCTTTTAGAACAAGTATTGAATAAAAAGAGGCTG TCCCTGCTCAGAAGTCCAGAAGTAGTGCAGTTtctacagaaacagcagcaactgTTAAGTCAGCAGGCTTTGGAACAAAGACAGCAACAGTTTCAAGGAGCACCTGGGTAA